In Rhea pennata isolate bPtePen1 chromosome 8, bPtePen1.pri, whole genome shotgun sequence, one genomic interval encodes:
- the RABGGTB gene encoding geranylgeranyl transferase type-2 subunit beta: MGTPQKDVVIKPDAPSTLLLEKHADYIASYGTKKDDYEYCMSEYLRMSGVYWGLTVMDLMGQLHRMNKDEILAFIKSCQHECGGISASIGHDPHLLYTLSAVQILILYDSLHVVDVNKIVEYIQSLQKEDGSFAGDKWGEIDTRFSFCAAATLALLGKLDAIDVGKAVEFVLSCMNFDGGFGCRPGSESHAGQIYCCTGFLAITDQLHQINVDLLGWWLCERQLPSGGLNGRPEKLPDVCYSWWVLASLKMIGRLHWIDREKLRCFILACQDEETGGFADRPGDMVDPFHTLFGIAGLSLLGEEQIKAVNPVFCMPEDVLQRINVQPELVC; this comes from the exons ATG GGGACACCACAGAAGGACGTTGTAATAAAACCGGATGCCCCAAGCACACTACTTCTGGAGAAACATGCGGACTATATAGCTTCTTACGGAACAAAGAAAGATGATTAT GAGTACTGTATGTCGGAGTATTTGAGAATGAGTGGTGTTTACTGGGGGCTGACAGTAATGGATCTAATGGGACAGCTGCACCGAATGAACAAAGATGAAATTCTGGCATTCATCAAATCATGTCAACATGAATGTGGTGGTATAAGTGCCAGCATAGGTCATGATCCTCATCTTCTGTATACCCTCAGTGCTGTTCAG attcttATCTTGTATGATAGTCTCCATGTTGTTGATGTTAATAAAATTGTTGAATATATACAGAGCTTGCAAAAAGAAGATGGATCATTTGCTGGAGACAAATGGG GAGAAATAGATACAAGGTTCtccttctgtgctgcagcaacTCTTGCACTTCTG GGAAAACTCGATGCTATTGATGTGGGGAAAGCAGTAGAATTCGTTTTGTCCTGTATGAACTTTGATGGAGGATTTGGTTGTAGGCCAGGTTCTGAATCACATGCAGGACAG ATCTATTGTTGCACAGGATTTCTGGCTATAACAGACCAGTTACATCAAATAAATGTTGACTTGCTGGGCTGGTGGCTTTGTGAACGACAGTTACCTTCTGGAGGTCTCAATGGACGACCTGAGAAG TTACCTGATGTATGTTATTCATGGTGGGTGCTAGCGTCTCTGAAAATGATTGGTAGATTACATTGGATTGACAGAGAGAAATTGCGCTGCTTTATTTTGGCTTGCCAGGATGAGGAGACTGGAGGATTTGCAGACAGACCAGGAGATAtg gtGGATCCATTTCACACCTTGTTTGGAATTGCTGGACTCTCTTTATTAGGAGAAGAACAAATTAAGGCTGTCAATCCTGTCTTTTGTATGCCAGAAGATGTCCTTCAAAGAATAAATGTACAACCTGAGCTTGTGTGCTAA